CGCCTGCACGGCGCGGGCGCCGTCGTCTTCCTGGATGTTCACGGCGCGGATGGCGTCCTGGAGCACCGTCACGTCGAAGTACAGCCGCAGCGCATCCAGGGCGGTGTCCTTCACGCAGTAGTCCGTGGCCAGGCCCGCGATCACCAGGCGCTCGACGCCGTGATCGCGGAGGTTCCGCTCGAGCGCGGTAGGGGCCTGCTCGCCGGTCTCGGGATCGCGGACCGTGAACACCGAGTAGCCGTCCTCGCCGCCCGTCCCCTTGCGGAGGACCTCGGGGCCCGGCCCGACGTCGAGGCCGGGATGGAACTCGGCCCCCCACGTGCCGCCCACGCAGTGCACCGGCCAGATACCGCCGTCCTTGGCGAAGTGGGGTGTGGACTCCGGGTGCCAGTCCTGGCTGTAGACGACCAGGGCGCCGCCCGCCCGAGCCTCGGCGATCGCGCGGTTCACGACGGGGACGACGTCCCCGCCGCCGCGGACGTAGAGCGACCCCGCGGGATCGGCGAAGTCGTTCTGGACGTCGACGACGACCAGCGCCGTCTTCGGGTCGTACCCGGGCACGGCGGGCCTCCTATGAGGGTGCCGGCGCGGCGTCGCGGTTGGCCACGTACGCCGCGAGCAGCGTGTTCAGCCCGTAGCTGCACTCCGGGCACAGCATGAAGCTCGCGAGCTCCTCCTTGGAGTCCTGTTCCGACCACCGGATCAGGTCGGCGTCCGGCTCACGGTCACACCTGGCACACGGCATCGCTCATCCCCTTCGTGCGGCTGGGGCCATTGTGACGGGATGGGGTTGCGGACGCGCAGCGCCGGAGGCTAGCCCAGGGCGATCATGCGCTCGATGGCGGAGCGGGCCCGGGCGGCCACGTCCTCCGGCACCGTCACCTCGAACACACTCTCTCGGAGGGTCCGCAGGAGCTTGGCCGGGGTGATCGTCTTCATGTACCGGCACACGGCGTCCTCGTTCGCGGCCATGTACTGCCCGGTGGGGTTGTCCAGGCGGAGGCGGTGCAGGATGCCCGTCTCCGTCGCGACGATGAACTTCCCGCCCTGGTGGGCCTGCCCGTGGCGGATCATCCCGCCGGTCGACAGGATGTGGGTCCGTTCGGGCGGGAGCTCGCCGGAGGAGGCCATCCAGAGGGCCTGGCTGGCGCATCCGCACTCGGGATGGATGAGCAGCTCGGCGCCGGGATGCTCGCGGGTCAGCCCGACCAGCTCCTGCGGCCCGATGCCGGCGTGGACGTGGCACTCGCCCATCCACAGGTGCAGCTTCCGCCCGGTGACCCGCTCCACGTGGGCCCCCAGGAACATGTCGGGGAGGAACAGGATCTCGCGGTCCTCGGGGATGCTCCGGACCACCTCCGCTGCGTTCGCCGAGGTGCAGCAGACGTCGGCCTCCGCCTTCACCGCGGCGGTGGTGTTCACGTAGGCGACCACGACTGCGCCGGGGTGCTCCGCCTTCCAGGCCCGGAGCTGCTCCGCGTCGATGGTGGCGGCCAGCGAGCATCCGGCCTCGAGGTCGGGGATCAGCACCCGCTTGCCCGGGGACAGGATCGCGGCGGTCTCGGCCATGAAGTGGACGCCGCAGAACACGATCTCGGCGGCCCCGGTGCGGGCGGCCTGGCGGGAGAGCTCCAGCGAGTCGCCCACGAAGTCGGCCACGTCCTGGATCCACGGCACCTGGTAGTTGTGCGCCAGGATCACGGCGTCGCGCTCCCTGGCCAGCCGGTGGACTTCCTCGGCCCAGGAGTCGTACTCGCGGGGTTCGGTGAGCGCTTCTTCGGTTGCGACCATGGGATCTCTCGGCGTCAAGGATACCGGCGGTGGCCGCCGCTCACCGTCCGGTGGGGGAGGGACCGGGCCTACACTGCTTGGGTGGCGACGGTCCCCCGTGACGTCAATCAGGTGATCCGCCGGGCCCTGGACGAGGACCTCGGGCCTGGCGGCGACATCACCTCGAGGGCGGTGGTGGCCGAGGGTGCCGTGGCCGGCGGGCGCTTCGAGGGACGGGCCGGCGGCGTCGTCGCGGGACTGCCCGTGGCGGAGCGGGTGTTCCGGGCCGTGGATCCCCGCATCGAGGTGTCGTGGGAGGTCGCGGACGGCGACCCGGTGGGGCCGGACACCGTGCTGGGGGAGGTTCGCGGACCCGGGCGGTCGATCCTGGCCGCGGAGCGGGTGGCGCTGAACTTCCTGACGCACCTCTCGGGGGTGGCCACGCTGACCCGGAGGTTCGTGGACGCCTGCTCGGGGACGGCGTCCGTGGTCCTGTGCACCCGCAAGACGCTTCCCGGCCTGCGATCGCTGGAGCGCTACGCCGTGGAGGCCGGCGGCGGACGCCTCCACCGGTTCGGCCTCTCCGACGGGGTGCTGATCAAGGACAACCACGTCCGGCTGGCCGGCGGGGTGCGCGAAGCCGTTCGGCGGGCCCGGGCAGGAGTCCCGCACGGCCTGCGGGTGGAGGTGGAGGTGGAGACGCTGGAGGAGCTGGAGGAGGCGCTGGGGGCCGGCGCCGACGCGGTGCTGCTCGACAACGCCGACCTCGACACCGTGAAGCGAGCCGTCGACCTGGCCGGCGACCGGGTTCCCCTGGAAGTGTCCGGCGGCGTGGCCCTGGAGCGCATCGCCGGCATCGCCGGAGCCGGCCGCCTCCTCATCTCCGTCGGCCGCATCACCCACTCCGCCCCGGCCCTCGACATCTCCCTCGAGCTGTGGCCGGAACCCTGAAGCGAGTCCACCTCCACGTCTCCGGCCGAGTCCAAGGAGTCTTCTACCGAGCCGAATGCGCCAACCGCGCCCGCCAGCTCGGCCTCGCCGGCTTCGTGAGAAACCTCCCCGACGGAAGAGTCGAAGCAGCCTTCGAAGGCCCCGAAGAAGCCGTGGACAACATGGTCCAGTGGTGCCGAGAAGGAACGCGATGGGCCCAGGTGGAAGAAGTGGAAGCGACCGACGAAGAGCCGGCAGGTGACAAGGACTTCCGAGTAGAACGCTGAAGGGCCCGGCCCCAACGCCAGCCGGGTTTCCCGGCCTTGCGAGACTCCGAATCACATCCTTGTTAGCATCGCCTCCAATGTTCCTCCGCTCGCTGACCCTCCGCGGCTTCAAGTCGTTCGCGGACAAGACCTCCCTCGAGTTCACCCCCGGCATCAGCGTCATCGTCGGCCCCAACGGGAGCGGCAAGTCCAACCTGGTGGACGCGATCTCCTGGGTCCTCGGCGAGCAGGGCCCGCGGGCGCTGCGCGGCGGCCACATGGCCGACGTCATCTACGCGGGGAGCCCGGCGCGGGCGGCGCTCGGCATGGCGGAGGTCCACCTGGTCATCGACAACTCGGCCGGGGTGATCCCGGTTCCGCTGGCGGAGCTCGAGATCAGCCGGACCATCTTCCGTTCCGGGGAGAGCGAGTACCGCATCGGCGGCCAGGCCTGCCGCCTGCTGGACATCCAGGAGCTGCTCTCGGCGGCGGGGGTCGGGCGGGCCCTGCACACC
Above is a genomic segment from Actinomycetota bacterium containing:
- the nadC gene encoding carboxylating nicotinate-nucleotide diphosphorylase gives rise to the protein MATVPRDVNQVIRRALDEDLGPGGDITSRAVVAEGAVAGGRFEGRAGGVVAGLPVAERVFRAVDPRIEVSWEVADGDPVGPDTVLGEVRGPGRSILAAERVALNFLTHLSGVATLTRRFVDACSGTASVVLCTRKTLPGLRSLERYAVEAGGGRLHRFGLSDGVLIKDNHVRLAGGVREAVRRARAGVPHGLRVEVEVETLEELEEALGAGADAVLLDNADLDTVKRAVDLAGDRVPLEVSGGVALERIAGIAGAGRLLISVGRITHSAPALDISLELWPEP
- the nadA gene encoding quinolinate synthase NadA; amino-acid sequence: MVATEEALTEPREYDSWAEEVHRLARERDAVILAHNYQVPWIQDVADFVGDSLELSRQAARTGAAEIVFCGVHFMAETAAILSPGKRVLIPDLEAGCSLAATIDAEQLRAWKAEHPGAVVVAYVNTTAAVKAEADVCCTSANAAEVVRSIPEDREILFLPDMFLGAHVERVTGRKLHLWMGECHVHAGIGPQELVGLTREHPGAELLIHPECGCASQALWMASSGELPPERTHILSTGGMIRHGQAHQGGKFIVATETGILHRLRLDNPTGQYMAANEDAVCRYMKTITPAKLLRTLRESVFEVTVPEDVAARARSAIERMIALG
- a CDS encoding acylphosphatase → MAGTLKRVHLHVSGRVQGVFYRAECANRARQLGLAGFVRNLPDGRVEAAFEGPEEAVDNMVQWCREGTRWAQVEEVEATDEEPAGDKDFRVER
- a CDS encoding isochorismatase family protein; amino-acid sequence: MPGYDPKTALVVVDVQNDFADPAGSLYVRGGGDVVPVVNRAIAEARAGGALVVYSQDWHPESTPHFAKDGGIWPVHCVGGTWGAEFHPGLDVGPGPEVLRKGTGGEDGYSVFTVRDPETGEQAPTALERNLRDHGVERLVIAGLATDYCVKDTALDALRLYFDVTVLQDAIRAVNIQEDDGARAVQA